The Hevea brasiliensis isolate MT/VB/25A 57/8 chromosome 1, ASM3005281v1, whole genome shotgun sequence DNA segment GATGATGTGCAACCAAAATGAATAACAAACACGAAGGGATCTCTCGTGCAAGCTCCAGTAGGCATTTTCTTCTACACACTAAACTATCTGCGTTCTTTTGGTTTATGATAACAACTGTGGATATAGATAGATCTAAATGTAAATCCAGGACAGTCATCAGCCACTTCAGGATCATACTCATGGAAACATATCATTCCAGCATTATTCACATTCAGCATAACTCGTACTTTGTTAAAGTGATGAAACTGTTTATGTACAGCTTTCTCATGAAGAACCTGCAGCAGAATTATGGTTTAACATTATGATAGTTAGAAACAACAGCTTGGTAGTTGCTAATGCCTAATGATTTTAGTTGAAATTTGAGACTTACAATCTTCAAATCTCGTGTAATAATGCATAGATTAAGGCatgaaaaaatgaaaataataagagTTATGcatggtattttttttttctttttttgtgggCGAATATATTGCGAAAATGATTGTGCCTAAGATGAAATGCACTCACTTTTTTAGacataaaattaaaagaagtTACAAATTTAACTAATAATACCTGATCATGTTCCCCTATTATATATATTAGGGATGTGAGATATGTTGGGCCAATCTTCCCCCACCATCCGTTAGCACTGTTGACTTAGCAGAGGACAATCATCGATCATAAGTTCAGAAAGAGAGGATAGCTTATCTTTTGCTGTGCGCTGGAGATTAGGGCACTTCCTGATTCTCAATGTTTTTAGAGAGGTGAGGTGGTGAAGCTCTAGATACTTGAGATTGTCAAAATTCCAGATTTTAAGATAGGTAAGAGAGGAGGGCAACAGCGTCTCTTCTGGTATGGATTCCACTTCATTGTTTGGTAGCGCCCGAAAATCGCGTTTCACTAGCCCAGCAATGGCTTCTTGGCAGCCACAGATAAAAAGTGACTTTAATTGAGAGGGCAAACCTCCTTTTAGGAACGGTTCCAGTTTTGGACAATCAAATATTTCCAATTCCACAAGAGAAGGGAGGAGCACTTGCATGCGTTCTGGCACGGACCGGAGGTTAGGGAAGCAGCCGATGATTAACTTTCTTAGGTTTATAAGCCCCTCGTAGTTGAGAGATTCCAGATTTCGAAGTCTTTGGATTTTAAGACAGGTGAGAGTGGAGGGCAGCAGCACCGTTTCCGCATCTCCTTCGTAATTACTACCAACGCCAGCAATGACTTTGATTTTGAGTTCCAAACAATCTTCGATGATAAGAGATTCTAATTTGGATGGCAAACTCCCTTTTGGAAATAACTCTAGTTCTCTACAACTTCTAATTTCCAATTTCACAAGGGAAGGGTGAGAGCCTATACATTCAGGCAGTGACTTCAAATTTACGCAATCTTCTAAGAAAAGCTTAGTCAATTTTGGGGCAGGTGATTCTCCTTTGCCAAAAGATACTAAGTTACGGCAGGAACTGCTTTCTCCTTCAATTTGCTGAGATGCACCGAGGGATTTTAAATATGAACACTCACAGATTTCAACTCTCTGTAGATTGGGGAAAAACTCCAACGGGAAGTACTCCATATCACAACCATACAATTGGATTTCTTCTAAAGAAGAGAGAAGACCATTCCACTTGAATAGTGAATTTACCAAGTCCGATTCATAAAGTTTCAAGCAATGCATCCCAGAAGGCAATTGCTTTAACTCCACTTCAATAGAATTATCCATTAACATCACTTCAGGAATGGCATGAGGCACTCGAAGTGAAACCACAAGCTGCTTTTTACATCCCACAACTTGAAGCTTTTTTAAACAAGGAAGGTGACTGGGAAATGCCTTTGTTAGTTTGGGGCACTCTTTAACATAAAGCTCTTCGAGTTGAGGGAAGGCTCCATCACCATCTTTCCACTCCTCCCACTGTTTCATCCTTTCAAACCTCAGAATTTCTAGGGATCTAAATGGCTTCATTGCAGGACCGCAGCTTCCATAGAACTCAGAACCCACAAACATGAGCTTTGTAAATCCTATGATTGAGAGTTCCTTTAGAGATGTTAACTGTCCAAGCGGAGGCAAAGTGGAGCAGTTGTAGCAGTTACTGAGCTTCAAGCATACTAAATTTGATAATGAAGATGGAAAGAAACCTACCCACTCTGGAAATTTGACACCCTCATAACCAAATATGCGAAGATTTTCCACCTTCTCATGAGGCCTCAACTCCTTGAGTACGCTTCTTGCGCGTTCTGAATCCTTGCTTTTACCACTCCATTGGAACTCCAATGTCTTAAGGTGCTCCTTAGCCCTCAGATTGGCTTCCCCAACATGTTTAGGATTAGCATTTTGTAGATTCTCAATGCTAAGATCTCCCCGTATATGTTGAAGCTTTCCCAACTCTTCAATACCCGATCCGCTCTCTTTTCCCAAACTGAAATTAGTCAACGTTCGGAGCTTCTTCAGATTACCCATATGCGGTGGCATTCTTCGCAATCTTGTTCCTCTAAGATCAAGACAACACAAGTTGATTAACCTTTTCATGTTGGTAGGCAGCTTACTGCAGTCTCGCAAAATTAATGTTTGCAGATTATACAAACTACTCATAGAATGAGGTAGCTTTCTGATTGATGCTCCGCGGAAATTCAAATATCGCAAATGCTTCAAATTGCCAATTGAATTAGGTAACTTTTTCTTTCTATACTCGTACAAAAACAACACTCTTAAGTGTTTGAATTTTGGCAATAAGGCATGCATGACCCTATAGCTTCCATGAAAGTATTTGTCAGAAAAGAAGGTGCGTAAAACTTGGCTTTTATTGACTTTCTCAATGATAAACTTGTAATAACCATGTGAATGACAACTATCTCCATGACGAACATACAAGTAGCGAGTCTTTGAAGGAACCTCAACGGATGAATCTTTACCCTCCATCATGAAACAAAATTCTCCAGATATGGATTTGGCTAAGTCATAAATGTGGTCATGCATAACAAAGCATTTCTGAGAGCCACCAGACATTTGAAAGAAAGATCTTGACAAAAGATCATTAAAATATGCATCACCCACAACTTCATTATCATTACCGTCTTTGGCTTCTATTATAAAACCCTCTGCCATCCATAAACGGACCAAATCCTCCTTGTAGAATTCATAACCCTTTGGAAATATTCCACAATAAGCAAAGCATTGTTTCAGATGCGAAGGGAGAGAATAATAACTCAATTTTAAAGTTGAAAGAATGTTGTCACTCGGCAACATGTTCTTTAATATCTCTTCCCATTCTTGAACATTTCTTTTGGATCGGAGGAGACTCCCAACTGTTTTCAGAACTAATGGTAGACCTCTGCAATTTTCGGCTATTTTCTTGCCAACATCTTCAAAGACTGAATGTGATGAATGGGAAACTTGATTATGAAATGCATATGTTTCAAGCAGGTGCCGGCAATTATCATCACTTAGTTTCTCCAAATTATGAATATCAATGTGCATATGGTAATGTTGCAAAGCTGATGCTACGCTTTCCTTGTGAGTTGTAACAACAATCTTACTTCCTTGTCTCCCAGCCTCCAAAGGTTCCAATAAACTTTCCCATTCAGTAAGCTCATCACTCCAGACATCATCCAAGACGAGCAAAAATTTTTTCCCCTTTAATTTTTGCTTCAGCTCTAGTTGAAGCTCTTTGGAACACTTGACCATATAAATGTCCTCTGAAGAGACCTGGTTATAAATATCAGTTGTTATCTTGAAGACATTGAATTCTTCTGAGACATAGACCCATGCTTTGAGATCAAAGTGCCTATCTACTTGTTTGTCGTAGTAGACATGCTGAGCAAGGGCGGTTTTACCGACACCACTTATACCAACTATGCAAATCGCACTTACGCCATTGCTATCATTAGATAACAGTGACCGTATGATATTTTGCCTGTCATGTTCCCTACCATAGATACCAAAATGGCCATATGGTATTACTGAAGTAGTTGGTGTTTTGTGCGATGATGGCTCATCTCCAAGGTCGTCTTTCAAATTCAGACCAAGGGCATTCATTTGTCTCAGTAAACATTCAAGCAGCTCAAGGATCTCTTCTAATTTTGCATTCATTGCGTTTTCAAATGAGTTATGAGAAGAGAAAAGCTTGCTCACTTTTCTTGCTACAGATCCAGCATTCAACTTTGATCGCAGAGCTTCATAAGCAATCTCATCGAATAAGTCATCGGCCTCATAGGCCGCATCTTTGAGCTCATCGAGCCACTTCTTCTCAGTACGCATAACAATCTGCTTCTCCTCAGCTTGATCAATCAATCCATTAACAATGATCATAGTAATCTTCAACTTCCTCACCAGTGCACGGTTGAGTTTGCGACCCATGAAGAAGGCAAGAATCTCGGGTGAATCCATCCTCTCGAACAGAAACTGAAACATACTGGAGAGAAATGCTCCCGTTACCACCTCCGCCATGCCTAGCCCTGGGAAAAAGAAATCTGATCAAGgacaagtgaaaaaaaaaaaaaaatatatatatatatatatatatatatatatatatatatatatatatataaaggataCATGTATTATGTATTGCATACGAGACTGcaaattaatatttatacttGTTTACTTTCAGGTTACCCGATACATGGTGGACTATAATTAATTAGTTACcccattttaaaatttatttatttgaaatagttttgaaaaatgataattttaaagattgaatattataaaatttatatcttgtttcaattttaaatacaatatgCATATATAAATGATTGTATCCATTTAACAAAActataaaatctaaaaaatttattaaaagttcaattaaacataattatattttactgcataaaatttattataaatataaatttaataattttaaatagatttttttaaaaagaaatttaaaaataattatttatttgatttgcccGAAAATTAAATAAACCATTGTTGAACAGAAATTCAGAAAAATTCAGTtgagaatgaaaacagagattttttttaaaagaagttTACATTGTttgaaaaaacaaaaaagaagtagtttacctttttttttttttttaatcttccaAAAACGCTAGGTGCTCGCTCCACCCTTTCCAACAACTTCAAGGATCAGGATCAGACTTCTAGTGCAGCTAACAtgttcctttttccttcttcttcttcttcttttttgagAATAGAGGATAAATAAATTACGAAAGCAAACAAACAAAAGCAACTTCTGGGATTTTTTTTAGATTGAAAAACTTAtcaactgaatttttttttttttttttaagaaaacttCTAAAAGGATGAATTGAAGAGAACAGGAGTAAgcatcagattttttttttttttgggaactTTTAAAACGATGAACTCAAGTGAAAAAAATGACTCTTGAAAACTCGAAGAGAGTACAGATTGAGGGCAGAAAGAAGCAAATATTGTGAGAGTAAAACAGAGCAGCAACTTAAAG contains these protein-coding regions:
- the LOC131169391 gene encoding putative disease resistance RPP13-like protein 1, whose translation is MAEVVTGAFLSSMFQFLFERMDSPEILAFFMGRKLNRALVRKLKITMIIVNGLIDQAEEKQIVMRTEKKWLDELKDAAYEADDLFDEIAYEALRSKLNAGSVARKVSKLFSSHNSFENAMNAKLEEILELLECLLRQMNALGLNLKDDLGDEPSSHKTPTTSVIPYGHFGIYGREHDRQNIIRSLLSNDSNGVSAICIVGISGVGKTALAQHVYYDKQVDRHFDLKAWVYVSEEFNVFKITTDIYNQVSSEDIYMVKCSKELQLELKQKLKGKKFLLVLDDVWSDELTEWESLLEPLEAGRQGSKIVVTTHKESVASALQHYHMHIDIHNLEKLSDDNCRHLLETYAFHNQVSHSSHSVFEDVGKKIAENCRGLPLVLKTVGSLLRSKRNVQEWEEILKNMLPSDNILSTLKLSYYSLPSHLKQCFAYCGIFPKGYEFYKEDLVRLWMAEGFIIEAKDGNDNEVVGDAYFNDLLSRSFFQMSGGSQKCFVMHDHIYDLAKSISGEFCFMMEGKDSSVEVPSKTRYLYVRHGDSCHSHAFAIFEFPRSINQKATSFYE
- the LOC110660991 gene encoding putative disease resistance protein At3g14460; translated protein: MKRLINLCCLDLRGTRLRRMPPHMGNLKKLRTLTNFSLGKESGSGIEELGKLQHIRGDLSIENLQNANPKHVGEANLRAKEHLKTLEFQWSGKSKDSERARSVLKELRPHEKVENLRIFGYEGVKFPEWVGFFPSSLSNLVCLKLSNCYNCSTLPPLGQLTSLKELSIIGFTKLMFVGSEFYGSCGPAMKPFRSLEILRFERMKQWEEWKDGDGAFPQLEELYVKECPKLTKAFPSHLPCLKKLQVVGCKKQLVVSLRVPHAIPEVMLMDNSIEVELKQLPSGMHCLKLYESDLVNSLFKWNGLLSSLEEIQLYGCDMEYFPLEFFPNLQRVEICECSYLKSLGASQQIEGESSSCRNLVSFGKGESPAPKLTKLFLEDCVNLKSLPECIGSHPSLVKLEIRSCRELELFPKGSLPSKLESLIIEDCLELKIKVIAGVGSNYEGDAETVLLPSTLTCLKIQRLRNLESLNYEGLINLRKLIIGCFPNLRSVPERMQVLLPSLVELEIFDCPKLEPFLKGGLPSQLKSLFICGCQEAIAGLVKRDFRALPNNEVESIPEETLLPSSLTYLKIWNFDNLKYLELHHLTSLKTLRIRKCPNLQRTAKDKLSSLSELMIDDCPLLSQQC